One window from the genome of Thermaerobacter marianensis DSM 12885 encodes:
- the nikC gene encoding nickel transporter permease yields MAAWRQLWKNPLTAAGLVLALLLLAAALLAPVLAPYPADAGDAVHPDQRLEPPSARHWLGTDDLGRDLLSRILFGARLSLRAGLLAISLAVLIGVPLGALAGYAGGWLDEGIMRVTDIFLSFPPLLLAIVFAAMLEPSVNSATLAIALSWWPWYTRLVRGEAVSLRERPFVEAARAAGVRPLAIIARHILPNAWVPVVVQASLDFGSVILTFAALSFLGLGAQPPQPEWGLMISTGRTFFLDHPWYVTFPGLAIFLTVLAFNLLGDGLREALDPKGVRRVL; encoded by the coding sequence ATGGCGGCCTGGCGTCAGTTATGGAAGAACCCGCTGACGGCCGCGGGCCTCGTGCTGGCCCTGCTTTTGCTGGCGGCGGCGCTGCTGGCCCCGGTGCTGGCTCCCTATCCTGCCGACGCTGGGGACGCGGTCCATCCCGACCAGCGGCTGGAGCCGCCCAGCGCCCGGCACTGGCTCGGAACGGACGATTTAGGGCGTGATCTGTTGTCCCGCATCCTCTTCGGCGCCCGGCTGTCCCTACGGGCGGGCCTTCTGGCCATCAGCTTGGCGGTACTCATCGGGGTGCCTCTGGGGGCGTTGGCGGGGTATGCCGGCGGCTGGTTGGACGAAGGCATCATGCGGGTCACCGACATCTTCCTCAGCTTCCCGCCCCTTCTGCTGGCCATCGTCTTCGCCGCCATGCTGGAACCGTCGGTGAACAGCGCGACCCTGGCCATCGCCTTGTCGTGGTGGCCCTGGTACACCCGGCTGGTGCGCGGCGAGGCGGTCAGCTTGCGGGAGCGGCCCTTCGTCGAGGCGGCCCGCGCTGCGGGCGTACGGCCGCTGGCCATCATCGCCCGGCACATTCTTCCCAATGCCTGGGTGCCGGTGGTGGTGCAGGCGTCCCTCGATTTCGGCTCCGTGATCCTGACCTTTGCCGCCTTGTCGTTCCTTGGCTTGGGCGCCCAACCGCCCCAGCCTGAGTGGGGGCTTATGATCAGCACCGGCCGGACCTTTTTCCTGGACCATCCCTGGTACGTCACCTTTCCGGGGTTGGCCATCTTTCTGACGGTCCTCGCCTTCAACCTGCTGGGCGACGGGTTGCGGGAGGCATTGGATCCCAAAGGCGTGCGGCGCGTGCTGTGA
- a CDS encoding ABC transporter permease, whose amino-acid sequence MGIAFWRYIVRRLVLAVGVLAGVTVVTFLAAQVIPADPAARWVGPHATAEQIARAREELGLDRPVPVQYVDYVARLLRGDWGTAVVTHQPVLSDLMAYLPPTLELVVASTLLAFLVGVPLGVVGARYRDRLPDHLSRLGAIAGVSMPTFWLALLLQLVFFRQLGWFPLQGRLDTTFQLVHPVRVITGAYVLDGLLVGDWALVVEAGRHLVLPAVALAAYPIGLVMRMVRASLAEVLAEDHIRNARALGVGEGTILFRYALKPALGPVLTVVGLSFGYSLTGAFLVEAVFGWPGLGRYAANALVAGDYPAIMGVTILVATAYVMLNLVVDVLQAWLDPRIALR is encoded by the coding sequence TTGGGCATCGCGTTCTGGCGATACATCGTAAGGCGGCTGGTCCTGGCCGTCGGCGTTTTGGCGGGGGTGACGGTGGTGACCTTTCTCGCGGCCCAGGTCATCCCCGCCGACCCAGCCGCCCGCTGGGTCGGTCCCCACGCCACAGCCGAACAGATCGCCCGGGCGCGGGAAGAACTCGGCCTTGACCGGCCGGTACCGGTTCAGTATGTCGACTACGTGGCCCGGTTGCTGCGGGGCGATTGGGGAACGGCGGTGGTCACCCACCAACCTGTGCTGTCCGACCTCATGGCCTACCTCCCTCCCACCTTAGAGCTGGTGGTGGCCAGCACCCTGCTGGCCTTCCTGGTGGGGGTTCCCCTGGGCGTGGTGGGGGCGCGGTATCGCGATCGGCTTCCCGACCACCTGTCGCGCCTCGGGGCCATCGCCGGAGTTTCGATGCCTACGTTCTGGTTGGCCCTGTTGTTGCAGCTCGTCTTCTTCCGGCAACTGGGCTGGTTCCCCCTGCAGGGACGACTGGATACCACCTTCCAGCTGGTTCATCCGGTGCGGGTGATCACCGGGGCTTACGTGCTGGACGGTTTACTGGTCGGGGACTGGGCGCTGGTGGTCGAAGCGGGCCGGCACCTGGTGCTGCCGGCCGTGGCCCTGGCCGCCTATCCCATCGGCTTGGTGATGCGGATGGTGCGGGCGTCGCTGGCGGAGGTCCTCGCGGAAGACCACATCCGCAACGCTCGAGCGCTGGGGGTGGGCGAGGGGACCATCCTCTTTCGCTACGCCCTTAAGCCCGCCCTGGGACCGGTGCTCACGGTGGTGGGCTTGTCCTTCGGTTACTCCTTAACGGGGGCCTTCCTGGTCGAGGCCGTCTTTGGATGGCCGGGTCTGGGCCGCTACGCCGCCAACGCCTTGGTGGCCGGGGATTACCCCGCCATCATGGGCGTCACCATCCTGGTGGCGACCGCCTACGTCATGCTCAATCTCGTGGTCGATGTGCTGCAGGCGTGGCTCGACCCGCGCATCGCGCTGCGCTAA
- a CDS encoding ABC transporter substrate-binding protein, with the protein MAALATVAVFAGGCGGNPAGQGQDTAGAGGDGANDVAVYASSSEVMVFWDPADSFSNEIIAMNNMYETLVRAQPDGTVKPLLATSWESSPDGLTWTFHLRQGVKFHGSGAEMTAEHVKKAIERTIRRGRGASFIWAPVDRIEAKDKYTVVFHLKYPAPLDLIAAAGYGAFIYDADYAESQGGEEWFNAGHDAGTGPYTVQSWTKGGDLVLTRFDDYWQGWDGKHFRHIVFRTIEDPGTRRQAVEAGEADFVNQLPFDSLEALANHPQVEVVTAPSYQNLLALLNTEKLKDRQVREALAWAFPYEAAVQDVAAGYATQARGVVPAGLWGHSADLPTRSQDLDKARQLLEQAGGIDHKLLITYTSGDDAQRQIAELYAANLRSLGVEVEVRGMPWEAQWDLAKSPQPEQRQDILLFYWWPEYPTPDTFFRNMFHSEDEIVFNLSYYRNPRFDQLIDEAAKVAATDRDRAVALYRQADQILFDDVPVIPIYDLQYARVKKRSLKGYVDNPAYPNVVFWYDVYRE; encoded by the coding sequence GTGGCTGCACTGGCCACAGTGGCCGTCTTCGCCGGGGGCTGCGGCGGTAATCCGGCGGGGCAGGGCCAAGACACAGCGGGTGCGGGCGGTGATGGCGCCAACGATGTGGCCGTCTACGCCAGCTCGTCGGAGGTCATGGTGTTTTGGGACCCTGCCGACAGCTTCTCCAATGAGATCATCGCCATGAACAACATGTACGAAACCCTGGTGCGGGCACAGCCGGACGGCACCGTGAAGCCCCTCCTGGCGACGTCGTGGGAGAGCTCGCCCGACGGCCTGACCTGGACCTTTCACCTCCGGCAGGGGGTGAAGTTTCACGGTTCGGGAGCCGAGATGACGGCGGAACACGTGAAAAAGGCCATCGAGCGGACGATCCGGCGCGGTCGGGGCGCATCGTTCATCTGGGCGCCGGTGGACCGCATCGAGGCCAAGGACAAATACACCGTGGTGTTCCACCTGAAGTACCCGGCGCCCCTGGATCTGATCGCTGCGGCCGGGTACGGGGCCTTCATCTACGACGCGGACTACGCGGAGTCCCAGGGCGGCGAGGAATGGTTCAACGCCGGGCACGATGCGGGTACCGGTCCCTATACCGTGCAGTCGTGGACCAAGGGTGGGGACCTGGTCCTAACCCGTTTCGACGACTACTGGCAGGGTTGGGACGGTAAGCATTTCCGCCACATCGTGTTCCGGACTATCGAGGACCCCGGCACCCGCCGGCAGGCGGTGGAAGCGGGCGAGGCCGACTTCGTCAACCAGCTTCCCTTCGATAGTCTGGAGGCGCTGGCCAACCACCCCCAGGTCGAAGTGGTGACCGCGCCGTCCTATCAGAACCTTCTCGCCCTGTTGAACACCGAGAAGCTTAAGGACCGTCAGGTCCGGGAAGCGTTGGCTTGGGCCTTCCCCTACGAGGCGGCGGTGCAGGACGTGGCGGCGGGCTACGCCACCCAGGCCCGGGGCGTCGTTCCCGCCGGCCTGTGGGGCCACTCCGCCGACCTGCCCACGCGTAGCCAGGACCTGGATAAGGCGCGCCAGCTCCTGGAACAGGCCGGCGGCATCGACCACAAGCTGCTCATCACCTATACCTCGGGGGACGATGCCCAGCGTCAGATCGCTGAACTCTATGCCGCCAACCTGCGCAGCCTGGGCGTTGAAGTCGAGGTCCGGGGCATGCCGTGGGAGGCACAATGGGACCTGGCCAAGTCCCCCCAGCCGGAGCAGCGGCAAGACATCCTGCTGTTCTACTGGTGGCCGGAGTACCCGACCCCGGATACCTTCTTCCGGAACATGTTCCACTCGGAAGACGAGATCGTCTTCAACCTGTCCTACTACCGGAACCCCCGCTTCGACCAGCTGATTGACGAGGCGGCGAAGGTGGCGGCGACGGATCGCGACCGGGCGGTGGCGTTGTACCGGCAGGCGGACCAGATCCTGTTTGATGACGTACCGGTCATCCCTATCTACGACCTGCAGTACGCCCGGGTCAAGAAGCGTTCGCTGAAAGGCTACGTGGACAACCCGGCGTACCCCAACGTGGTCTTCTGGTACGACGTCTACCGCGAGTAG
- a CDS encoding peroxiredoxin, producing the protein MLTPGDPAPDFTAVDDAGRLVRLADFRGRPVVLYFYPKDHTPGCTAEACHFRDRYADLEALGAVVLGVSPDLPATHRRFRQWHRLPFRLISDPDRRLAAAYGVRRDLPVIGRFVPLLDRVTFVIGPDGRVLDVLRGIPASRHAEKALEVLRAQLGR; encoded by the coding sequence ATGCTCACCCCGGGTGACCCCGCCCCCGACTTCACCGCCGTCGACGATGCGGGCCGGCTGGTTCGCCTCGCGGACTTCCGGGGAAGGCCCGTGGTCCTGTACTTCTATCCTAAAGACCATACGCCCGGGTGCACGGCGGAAGCCTGCCACTTCCGCGACCGCTATGCCGACCTGGAAGCCCTGGGGGCCGTGGTGCTGGGCGTCAGCCCGGACCTGCCCGCAACCCACCGCCGATTCCGCCAGTGGCATCGCCTGCCCTTCCGGCTCATTTCGGACCCCGACCGGCGCCTGGCCGCCGCGTACGGGGTGCGGCGGGACCTGCCGGTCATCGGCCGGTTCGTCCCCCTGCTCGACCGGGTGACGTTCGTGATCGGGCCCGACGGGCGGGTTCTCGATGTGCTGCGGGGGATCCCGGCCAGCCGGCACGCCGAGAAGGCGCTGGAGGTTCTGCGAGCGCAACTTGGCCGATGA
- a CDS encoding GNAT family N-acetyltransferase encodes MGIDVRRAMPADAAGIARVQVATWRSTYRGLIPDAYLDAMEEEPRARWWQDVIARDAGDDGSSFVVVAVDGDGVPPGGGAGEGDGGGAGWEAGGAGYSEGSRERGAAAQEDGSRSAEPGRRGGATRKGDAPVETRGQVVGFAAAGPERSGHPEFRGELGAIYVLKEYQGRGVGRRLVAAVVRELLGRGHGSMLVWVLAQNPYRRFYESLGGVLVRSRTIEIGGVKLEEWGYGWPDLEGLLRRVEGQGG; translated from the coding sequence GTGGGGATCGACGTTCGCCGGGCGATGCCGGCCGACGCGGCCGGCATCGCCCGGGTGCAGGTGGCCACGTGGCGCAGCACCTACCGGGGGCTGATCCCCGACGCGTATCTGGATGCCATGGAGGAGGAACCCCGGGCCCGGTGGTGGCAGGACGTCATCGCCCGCGATGCGGGCGATGACGGTTCGTCCTTCGTGGTGGTGGCAGTAGATGGGGACGGGGTGCCACCGGGTGGCGGTGCTGGGGAGGGAGATGGGGGCGGCGCGGGCTGGGAGGCCGGTGGTGCCGGGTACAGCGAGGGCTCCCGGGAACGCGGGGCGGCTGCGCAGGAGGACGGGAGCCGGTCGGCCGAGCCGGGACGGCGAGGGGGAGCGACCCGGAAGGGAGACGCTCCCGTGGAAACCCGGGGGCAGGTGGTAGGCTTTGCCGCCGCCGGCCCGGAGCGATCGGGCCACCCGGAGTTCCGGGGCGAGCTGGGCGCCATCTACGTGCTGAAGGAGTACCAGGGGCGCGGCGTGGGCCGGCGGCTGGTGGCGGCCGTGGTCCGGGAACTCCTGGGGCGCGGGCACGGGTCGATGCTGGTGTGGGTGCTGGCGCAGAACCCATACCGCCGTTTCTACGAGTCCCTGGGCGGAGTCCTCGTCCGCAGCCGGACCATCGAGATCGGCGGGGTGAAGCTGGAGGAGTGGGGATACGGCTGGCCGGACCTTGAGGGGCTGCTGCGGCGCGTCGAGGGGCAGGGCGGGTAA